CAATTTTCTCTGCTACAATAGCAAATTCCCTCTCATCCTTTCCATAAATTGATCCTATAATCCTTACGTTCATTCTTTTTAAATCATTCCTAACTCTCTCAATTTCCTCAACATATTCATCAACTCCAGGGTTTGGCAAGCCCATGGCGTTTAAAAATCCTCCTTCTACCTCAACAATTGTTGGATTTTTGTGGCCTTCTTTTCTCTCCAAACCAACTGATTTTGTACATACTGCTCCAGCTCCATTTTTTGCTATCCTTTTTAAAGCACTTCCCGTTTCTCCCATAACTCCTGCCGCCAAAAATACAGGATTTTTAAACTCGATACCACAAATAACAGTTTTTAACATAAAATCACCATCTGCGTTTTATGATCTTGGATATACTATGGGGTATGATGTCATATATATTTGGTTTATAGTTGTTTGTGGAACTTTTTGTATTTATTTTAAATTTATTTCAATAAAATTTTTGAAATAAGGTTAAATCATCAAATTTCAATAAAGCATATTCTTTTTTTTAATTTTAATTAGGTCTTCAACCATTTATAACGCAAACGACTATATGTGGTTTTCGAAAATTATTAAAATCTAACAAAATCAAAACTTAAAAAAAATAATTAATAAGGATACACACCTACAAACATACAGTAATTTAAGGGAATGAATTTTAGTAATTTCTCATGAAAAAATAAATTTCACTTAAAATTTTAGAAGATGATGGTATTATTTTGTGAGCATTCTATAATAAACTTCAACTCTTCCTAAAATTGTGATTATCGTTTAATAAGTTCGTTGCATTCTATATTGACGATAAAAACTATGATAATACCCCCAATTCATTTAATAAATTTTAAATAATACTGCAATGTTATTTAAAAATAAATGTTGTTAAACTGATAATGGGTGGAGGTAATAAAAAATGGAGGATCTAAAAAACATAAAAGTCAAAGATGTTATGACAACTGATGTTATATATGCATCACCAGAAGATAACGTTATAGAAGCCTTCGAAATTCTCCTAAAAAATAAAATAAGTTGCCTTCCAGTGGTTGATAAAAATAAAAAAGTTGTTGGTATTATGACAACAACTGACATAGGATACAACTTAATTATTGATAAATATACACTTGAAACTACTGTTGGAGATGTTATGACAAAAGATGTAGTAACAATAACACCAGAAGAGTCTATTGTTGATGCAATAAAAAAGATGGATGTTTATGGGGACAGCAAAGAGATCATAAACCAATTACCTGTTGTTGATAAAGAAGGAAGATTGGTAGGTATAATTTCTGATGGAGATATAATAAGGATTTTATCAAAAATATTGAAGGAAAAATAAAAGAAAAAAATAAAAAAAAGATTAAGAACTATTCCATTGGTAGGATTCCCAGTTCTCTACACTCTTTTATATAACAATTTTTTATACTGTCTAAAAAATACATTAAGAGTATATAAATTTAAATATTTAAATCTTTGTGTTTATAAAAAATAAAAAATAGTTTATAAAAAATTAAGTTACATTTCCATAGCATTAAACTCTTTAATCCACTCAATGTCTCCCCTCAAAATACATCTTGCAACAGACACAAAATTAGCATATCTTAGCATATTTTTTGCATCTTCTATAGATTTTACTGAGTTGTTTCCAATAATAATCTTATCGGAGAAATTTTTGCTTATCTCTTTTAATACCTCCAAATCTGCATAATCTTTTCCTGGATTGAAACAATCAATGTGAATCCCATCAAAATAGTCCCTTGTATAGTTTAAGGTTTCTATCAGCTCCTCCAATCCGACAAAATTGGCCCTCACCTTCAAAAATATTGGAACGTTCAAATCTGCCATTCCAATGAGATAACTCCTTAACAACTCCTTATTTTTTAAAAGTTCCTGCCCTATACCTAAATTAGTTATTTCCTTTTGCCTGCAATGGCAATTTAACTCAATGATATCGGCATGTTTTGATATTATTTTTAGCCTTTCTAAACTTTCTTCCAAATTTTTAAATCTAACATTTACGGAAACTAAAGCATTACTTTCCCTTGCTTTTTTTATCTCATCCCTAATAATATCCCCAAAATCGTCCAAATTATAAATGAATTCTTCCCTACCTCTTTTAACAATCTCTCTGCTTGCATTTAATGAATCCTTATCTAAGCTATATGCTCCAATAGTTACAATTCCAAATAATCCTTTGAATCTTTTACAAAAATCTCCATTTGTTATCCCTGCCATTGGAGCGAGGACTATTTTTTTATTCAAATTTTTAATTTTTTTAATCTTCTCATCCTTCCCCATGAATTCCACCAAAATTGTTGGCTTTGACACTATTTAGCACAACAAAAAATGAGGCTAAAGTTCCAAATAAGTAAAAATCCCTTATCTAACTTTAACAAATCTTTAGCCACATAAAGATGTTTTCAATTAAATCAATCTATTATAAT
The sequence above is a segment of the Methanotorris igneus Kol 5 genome. Coding sequences within it:
- a CDS encoding CBS domain-containing protein, with product MEDLKNIKVKDVMTTDVIYASPEDNVIEAFEILLKNKISCLPVVDKNKKVVGIMTTTDIGYNLIIDKYTLETTVGDVMTKDVVTITPEESIVDAIKKMDVYGDSKEIINQLPVVDKEGRLVGIISDGDIIRILSKILKEK
- a CDS encoding MJ0144 family RNA dihydrouridine synthase-like protein — its product is MGKDEKIKKIKNLNKKIVLAPMAGITNGDFCKRFKGLFGIVTIGAYSLDKDSLNASREIVKRGREEFIYNLDDFGDIIRDEIKKARESNALVSVNVRFKNLEESLERLKIISKHADIIELNCHCRQKEITNLGIGQELLKNKELLRSYLIGMADLNVPIFLKVRANFVGLEELIETLNYTRDYFDGIHIDCFNPGKDYADLEVLKEISKNFSDKIIIGNNSVKSIEDAKNMLRYANFVSVARCILRGDIEWIKEFNAMEM